From one Pempheris klunzingeri isolate RE-2024b chromosome 5, fPemKlu1.hap1, whole genome shotgun sequence genomic stretch:
- the LOC139201224 gene encoding protogenin B-like, producing MAKFKMKVYQLRLLFVLFLPLSGVLSFSELSFITEPSDVTVLPKDPAVLDCQAHGQPPVTIKWLKNGARLAESEHIQFLPNGSLFIPKIKHTKEESDEGFYQCLSQNKYGAILSQRSRLTIASISEFVLHPVPMVVSESSVARFSCAVTSSPPATITWELNQSTLPLQTDRITVLPNGVLQIHNVQLEDAGQYRCVATNIGSRLKSREAELIVNKGAGPKPRQRPRIIAGPQNVTVSLHQTVVLECVATGNPWPIISWSRADSKPIDVYNAKVLGNGNLVITDASSKHSGVYLCRATTPGTRNYTIAAANVTVQVPPSIVERPESQTRPRAGTARFMCQAEGVPLPRISWLKNGEEVHLNGRIKMYNSKLVITQIIPEDDAIYQCIAESEQGSMLSLARLIVVMSEDRPSAPRNIHAETISSSAILLAWERPLYNADKVIAYSIHYMKAEGLNNEEYQVVIGNDTTSYIIDDLESARNYSFYVVAYMPMGASRMSDQVSQHTLEDVPLRTPELSLTSHSSKDIQVSWQSLPAKLSRGRVSAYRLSYRTAADNTVTSVELPQNSTEYMLEGLQPDTIYLLRMAAATRAGWCEPSAWTSHRTPKTSSSKVPSAPTLQLEPLNCTSIVARWQISPGSVAVQGYRLCYHQEDQPEQPTIQLQAQNYTYTISGLDPRRKYHVKILAFGQAGDGYQTDQTVSTPGCLSARDQLAASPPPPDHVTVLASNSSAVSLRWSRPAFPTGKAVSYTVRCTPVGTHDASAIRYLHITKQSVMVEKLEPNTRYEFVVRLHVDQMSSPWSSVVYHQTPPAAPRHPPAGVRVTLIEDDTALVSWREPTESNVVVTHYTILYASQKSWIAGRWQIMQREGSHTMALLEKLEPGNVYLVKISASNQVGDGPFSDIVELLVRRGSAHRSKNPRHSDSFPDTAVFSDGLYHIDQRSMTGIIVGVIIALACIVMCALILISKGRPRKSSSHKVIAVGVAEDPRAGLSLPNERLTENVEALIPMISDDFIDAKGGSRIIINSSGPVSSKSQSNRWLLFKRETRSQAESDVERRASLYETGKTVLRYEDHLGSAPLPPSSREIIYGPFHSESSHTSEGSQETGDSGHYSNEESNEEMSNPSTSQSSRPESFGSDDNNAVAELRQALEVENEEMLSRPLHRSAPDATRLCCTSEGSHPALNTSQAVGS from the exons ATGGCCAAGTTTAAGATGAAGGTCTACCAGCTTcggctgctttttgttttgttccttcCTTTATCAG GTGTTTTATCTTTCAGCGAGTTGTCATTCATCACAGAGCCCAGTGATGTTACTGTTTTACCAAAGGACCCTGCTGTCTTGGACTGTCAAGCTCATGGTCAGCCTCCGGTCACCATCAAGTGGCTGAAGAATGGAGCTCGTTTGGCAGAGAGCGAGCACATACAGTTTCTGCCCAACGGCTCCTTGTTCATACCAAAGATAAAGCATACCAAGGAGGAATCAGATGAAGGATTCTACCAGTGCCTCTCCCAGAACAAATATGGAGCTATCCTAAGCCAAAGATCACGTCTGACTATCGCAA gTATCTCAGAGTTTGTGTTGCATCCTGTGCCTATGGTGGTGAGTGAGAGCTCGGTGGCACGATTCTCCTGTGCAGTCACGTCCAGCCCTCCTGCCACCATCACCTGGGAGCTCAACCAAAGCACATTAccactacagacagacag AATCACAGTTTTGCCCAACGGAGTCCTTCAGATTCACAATGTACAACTGGAAGATGCTGGACAGTATCGTTGTGTGGCGACTAACATCGGTAGCCGTTTGAAGAGCAGAGAGGCCGAGCTTATAGTCAACAAAG GTGCAGGCCCTAAACCACGTCAGAGGCCCAGAATAATTGCTGGACCTCAGAATGTCACCGTTTCTCTTCACCAAACTGTGGTGCTGGAGTGTGTGGCCACCGGCAACCCCTGGCCCATCATCTCCTGGAGCCGTGCTGACAGCAAACCCATTGATGTGTATAACGCCAAAGTGCTGGGCAATGGGAACCTGGTTATCACCGATGCCAGTTCCAAGCACAGTGGAGTCTACCTCTGCAGGGCTACCACCCCTGGAACCCGTAACTACACTATTGCTGCAGCCAATGTAACAGTTCAAG TGCCACCATCCATTGTCGAAAGGCCTGAGAGCCAGACCCGTCCAAGAGCAGGTACTGCCCGGTTCATGTGCCAAGCAGAGGGTGTGCCCCTGCCACGCATCAGCTGGCTAAAGAATGGAGAAGAGGTTCATTTAAATGGGAGGATTAAGATGTACAACAG TAAATTGGTGATTACCCAGATCATCCCTGAGGATGATGCCATCTATCAGTGCATAGCAGAGAGTGAACAGGGTTCTATGCTGTCCTTGGCTCGCCTTATTGTTGTCATGTCCGAGGACAGGCCCAGTGCACCGAGAAATATCCACGCTGAGACCATCTCAAGCTCTGCTATCTTACTGGCCTGGGAAAGACCACTCTACAATGCAGACAAAGTCATTGCCTACTCCATCCATTATATGAAGGCTGAAG GTCTAAACAACGAAGAATACCAAGTCGTTATTGGCAACGACACGACCAGTTATATCATCGATGACCTTGAGTCGGCTCGAAACTACAGCTTTTATGTTGTGGCTTACATGCCAATGGGAGCCAGTCGTATGTCAGACCAAGTCAGTCAACATACCCTGGAGGATG TGCCTTTGCGTACGCCAGAGCTCAGTCTGACCAGCCACAGCTCCAAAGATATCCAGGTGAGCTGGCAGTCGCTGCCCGCCAAGTTGAGCCGCGGCCGGGTGTCTGCCTACAGACTATCCTATCGTACAGCTGCGGACAACACTGTCACCTCTGTGGAACTACCTCAGAACAGCACAGAGTATATGCTGGAGGGCTTGCAGCCTGACACCATCTACCTGCTCCGCATGGCCGCAGCAACCCGTGCAGGCTGGTGTGAACCTTCTGCATGGACCTCGCATCGTACACCTAAGACCTCCAGCAGCAAAG TGCCTTCAGCCCCTACTCTTCAACTTGAGCCGCTTAACTGCACCTCCATTGTGGCACGCTGGCAAATTTCACCAGGATCTGTGGCTGTCCAGGGTTACCGGCTGTGTTACCATCAGGAAGACCAACCAGAGCAGCCCACCATCCAGCTTCAGGCTCAAAACTATACTTATACCATCAGTGGCCTTG ATCCAAGGAGAAAGTATCATGTCAAGATTCTAGCTTTCGGTCAAGCTGGAGACGGCTATCAGACAGACCAAACAGTCAGTACTCCGGGATGTCTGT CGGCTAGAGACCAACTGGCAGCATCACCCCCGCCTCCAGATCATGTGACTGTCCTGGCCAGCAATTCATCTGCAGTGTCCCTGCGCTGGAGCCGCCCTGCTTTCCCCACCGGAAAGGCTGTTAGCTATACAGTCCGCTGTACACCTGTGGGCACCCATGACGCCTCTGCGATACGCTACTTACATAT TACCAAACAGAGTGTGATGGTTGAGAAATTGGAGCCAAACACTCGGTATGAGTTTGTTGTGCGTCTGCATGTGGACCAGATGTCGAGTCCCTGGAGTTCTGTTGTTTACCATCAGACTCCGCCAGCAG CGCCAAGACATCCACCTGCAGGAGTCCGAGTGACTCTGATCGAGGATGACACTGCCCTGGTGTCCTGGAGGGAGCCCACAGAGTCCAATGTGGTGGTTACACATTATACCATCCTGTATGCTTCCCAGAAATCCTGGATCGCCGGACGCTGGCAAATAATGCAGAGGGAGG GAAGCCATACAATGGCCctgctggagaagctggagccGGGGAATGTCTACCTGGTGAAAATCTCTGCCTCCAACCAGGTCGGCGACGGGCCTTTCTCTGACATCGTGGAGCTGTTAGTGAGGCGTGGAAGTGCCCACCGCAGCAAGAACCCCAGGCACTCTGACAGCTTCCCGGATACAGCAG TGTTCTCTGATGGTCTCTACCACATAGACCAGAGGTCTATGACAGGGATCATTGTTGGTGTGATCATCGCCTTGGCCTGTATTGTTATGTGTGCCTTGATCCTCATCAGTAAGGGCAGACCAAG AAAATCCTCCAGTCACAAAGTTATTGCTGTGGGAGTGGCTGAAGATCCCCGTGCTGGTTTGTCCCTGCCCAATGAACGCCTCACAGAGAATGTGGAGGCCCTGATACCCATGATAAGTGATGACTTTATAGATGCCAAG GGAGGATCTAGGATCATCATAAATAGTTCTGGTCCAGTCAGCAGCAAGAGTCAAAGCAACAGGTGGCTGCTGTTCAAGAGGGAGACAAGGAGTCAAGCTGAAAGTGAT GTTGAGAGAAGAGCCAGCTTGTATGAGACTGGCAAAACTGTTCTAAGATATGAGGACCATCTAGGTTCAGCGCCCCTGCCCCCTTCGTCCCGGGAGATCATCTACGGACCTTTTCACTCTGAGAGCTCTCACACCAGTGAGGGCAGCCAGGAGACGGGTGACTCCGGACACTACTCCAACGAAGAAAGCAACGAAGAGATGAGCAATCCTTCGACCAGCCAAAGCTCCAGGCCCGAATCTTTTGGGTCAGACGATAATAACGCTGTCGCTGAGCTGAGGCAGGCTCTTGAAGTGGAAAATGAGGAGATGCTGAGCCGTCCCCTCCATCGGTCCGCCCCTGATGCTACCCGGCTCTGCTGCACCTCAGAGGGCTCTCATCCGGCCCTCAACACGTCCCAAGCAGTCGGTTCCTGA
- the arpp19b gene encoding cAMP-regulated phosphoprotein 19b, whose protein sequence is MSEEVERTSEEQQEMEDKVTSPEKAEEAKLKARYPNLGAKPGGSDLLRKRLQKGQKYFDSGDYNMAKAKMKNKQLPSAPTEKTEITGGHIPTPQDLPQRKTPIVASKLAG, encoded by the exons ATGTCCGAGGAGGTTGAAAGGACTTCGGAAGAGCAGCAG GAAATGGAGGACAAAGTAACCAGTccagagaaagcagaggaggcCAAACTGAAGGCCAGGTATCCTAACCTTGGAGCCAAGCCTGGAGGCTCTGACCTCCTCAGGAAAAGACTTCAGAAGGGG CAAAAGTATTTTGACTCTGGTGACTACAATATGGCCAAGGCAAAAATGAAGAATAAACAGTTGCCATCAGCCCCAACAGAGAAGACTGAGATCACAGGGGGGCACATCCCAACTCCTCAGGACCTGCCTCAAAGAAAGACTCCCATTGTGGCCAGCAAACTGGCTGGTTGA
- the rsl24d1 gene encoding probable ribosome biogenesis protein RLP24, which produces MRIEKCYFCSGPVYPGHGMMFVRNDCKAFRFCRSKCHKNFKKKRNPRKTRWTKAFRKASGKELTVDNSLEFEKRRHVPVKYSRKLWDNTVEAMRKVEEIKLKRQARFIMNRLKKGKQLEKEEAINEVKKNIHLIKAPHAHKAKQLEDKMVQKLQEDVDMGD; this is translated from the exons atgcgCATCGAGAAGTGTTATTTCTGCTCGGGTCCGGTGTACCCTGGGCATGGGATGATGTTTGTACGGAACGACTGTAAG GCCTTCAGATTCTGCAGatcaaaatgccacaaaaacTTCAAGAAGAAGCGTAAcccaagaaaaacaagatggaCCAAAGCTTTCAGAAAGGCGTCAGGAAAGGAGTTGACTGTG GATAACTCTTTGGAGTTTGAGAAGCGCAGACATGTGCCTGTTAAATATAGCAGGAAGCTATGGGATAACACAG TGGAGGCAATGAGGAAGGtggaagaaataaaactgaaacgACAGGCAAGATTTATCATGAACAG ATTAAAGAAGGGCAAGCAGTTGGAGAAAGAAGAGGCCATCAACGAAGTGAAGAAAAATATTCACCTTATCAAAGCACCCCATGCAC acaAGGCCAAACAATTGGAAGACAAAATGGTGCAGAAGTTACAAGAGGACGTCGACATGGGGGATTAA
- the LOC139201251 gene encoding DNA-binding protein RFX7 — protein MSSSRTQQMYAFNWIRNHLEEHPETSLPKQEVYDEYKSYCDNLGYNPLSAADFGKIMKNVFPNMKARRLGMRGKSKYCYSGLRKKAFVHMPSLPNLDLQKSGDGCELMEPTGQSPSAEDEMRSAACGLVCEWAQKVLSRQFDNVEDLARFLLNSHYIGTKSMAALTVMTGTPTGMKTPTPASAFVPTAEANSFQPQVKTLPSPSVDAKQQLQRKIQKKQQEQKLHSPLPSEAQIKRTEASTPGPTIPCGSPALLSPQPTIGIVVAAVPSPVTVQRSRQLMTSPSPVGTAEGKVLPVNFQVVTQSLKQSPKTPQNISASPVGDRLARHGTRYAQILPKPSATSAITLRSPPTLLITNSPIKTVMPTPHVSSVNVVKMTAIALAPSSSSTTVRPASAGLNTIAASDDSQQLHGGSSAALQSPAIRPSAPLSTLTLSTDTKLVSEAGSDNNSTPGTEKTAAGAKEERVAKFRAASEPSFLVKFSPGPDKGARIKSDPTSPPTSVVVAGTQDSNNSNCHDSTLYLTVDNQNSNSNMSSNGSSAVTPTSKDPCTDAKSPRKRTGPGGESHVIPVKRVFISQQPLGVIDNPKPGVSVAVKRISRPGTPARPESAPCKVTVKHTSIGPTQILALSDSPITRTEGSQTVVKPQALVVKHEDLSLSTDASTGAAGNNASDQALLQQITRDPRAIPANSGAHEASVMSDLKSTIWEEGQLDELRKQAFAQQIPAEHKQAPTDQLSIIAQPAEASGQLTLTQEMVDFAGSQPNMDYFPFNDDDMTQDSIVEELVQMEEQMKLKGLFGNCVEVSLQGQSASSQGSILNAHQAGTTFYHSAHSSTTPVQTPTPTPTPTPTPTPTSEMTLGHSLTRESPCSRMAPITPVDGAMGRHTPISTPLSNCSSSVPPSPVECRNPFAFTPINSSITGYHDASIVSSSPVKPMQRPMATHPDKAKLEWINNRYNSNTSGPLSNHSIGILPSYQDLVDDQFRKPHAFAIPGQSFQAQSRQDVAHFGRLTPISPVQQQQQQQQQQQQQQQQQQQQQLVTGVTTPTKQESFAVPAPLDNKASTSSASSTFRCRSVSPAVRQRNFSGNTGPPTTTTNTATTTRAVVSPFNSPITSEVLSILSNSQTVGSVHSMVQRSQSVPLNIMMQSEMLPVQGQSNTAKITNVLLSKMEADGDDSVRGLGINNLPSNYTARMNLTQILETTPGFTGGTAHPTQLPVSSSPAAFELQQHGYLTTGSGEQVSFSTGDSQAQAGPGEQEQQQQQQQQQQLQEAPVQAQPQLLLQSTQQQEVEDEQQQLDFNNTVKDLLGDDGLNPSSQLVGQVASELNAVASDFSNDIRLTSDLSSSITDLNTLDTNLLFDPNQQQEQYEDSTLEELKNDPLFQQICSDTVNSGFDWLESKDQPTTVEMLG, from the exons ATGTCGTCAAGCCGTACTCAACAGATGTACGCATTCAACTGGATACGGAATCACCTAGAAGAGCACCCAGAAACTTCACTCCCAAAGCAAGAGGTGTATGATGAATACAA GAGCTATTGTGACAATCTCGGCTACAATCCACTGAGTGCAGCAGACTTTGGAAAGATCATGAAGAATGTCTTTCCCAACATGAAGGCACGTCGACTGGGCATGAGGGGCAAATCCAA ATACTGTTATAGCGGGTTAAGGAAGAAAGCTTTTGTTCACATGCCGTCCTTACCCAACCTGGATCTGCAGAAATCTGGTGATGGG TGTGAGCTGATGGAGCCGACAGGCCAGTCCCCGAGCGCTGAAGATGAAATGAGATCTGCAGCCTGTGGACTGGTGTGTGAGTGGGCCCAAAAGGTCCTGAGTCGTCAGTTTGACAACGTGGAGGATTTGGCCCGCTTCCTGCTCAATAGCCACTACATTGGTACCAAGTCCATGGCTGCACTCACTGTTATGACGGGAACACCCACAG GAATGAAGACGCCAACTCCAGCCTCTGCCTTTGTGCCCACGGCTGAGGCAAACTCTTTCCAGCCCCAGGTGAAGACCctgccctctccctctgttgACGCAAAGCAGCAACTGCAACGCAAGATCcagaagaagcagcaggagcagaagcTCCACTCACCCCTGCCCAGTGAAGCCCAGATCAAGAGAACAGAGGCCAGCACCCCCGGCCCCACCATCCCCTGTGGcagccctgctctgctctcccctCAGCCCACCATAGGCATCGTAGTAGCAGCTGTCCCCAGCCCCGTCACG GTACAGAGGAGCAGGCAGTTGATGACCTCACCGAGCCCTGTAGGGACAGCAGAGGGGAAAGTGTTGCCTGTGAACTTCCAAGTGGTCACTCAGTCTCTTAAACAGTCCCCCAAAACTCCACAGAATATCTCAGCTAGTCCTGTGGGTGACCGGCTGGCCCGACACGGTACACGGTACGCCCAAATTCTGCCTAAGCCCTCCGCCACCAGTGCCATCACACTGCGCTCACCCCCCACCCTGCTCATCACCAACAGCCCCATTAAAACTGTGATGCCCACTCCTCACGTCAGCTCAGTCAACGTGGTGAAGATGACGGCCATCGCTCTGGCTCCCAGCAGTAGCAGTACAACCGTGCGTCCTGCCTCGGCGGGACTGAATACCATAGCTGCTTCAGACGATTCCCAGCAGCTACATGGTGGGAGCTCAGCTGCCCTTCAGTCTCCTGCAATCAGACCCAGTGCCCCACTCTCCACTCTGACCCTTTCCACTGACACCAAATTGGTGTCTGAAGCTGGAAGTGACAATAACTCAACCCCTGGCACAGAGAAAACTGCTGCTGGAGccaaagaggagagagtggCTAAGTTCAGGGCTGCCAGTGAGCCAAGCTTCCTGGTTAAGTTTTCTCCGGGACCAGACAAAGGGGCAAGGATAAAAAGCGACCCCACATCCCCTCCCACCTCGGTAGTTGTAGCTGGGACTCAGGACAGCAATAACAGTAACTGCCATGACAGTACTTTGTACTTGACTGTTGATAATCAGAACTCCAATAGCAACATGTCATCCAATGGCTCCTCTGCTGTTACCCCAACATCGAAGGACCCCTGCACAGACGCCAAGAGCCCCAGGAAGCGCACAGGTCCAGGCGGGGAATCCCATGTGATTCCTGTGAAGAGGGTCTTTATCTCCCAGCAGCCACTGGGTGTAATTGACAATCCCAAACCTGGAGTCAGTGTTGCAGTGAAGAGGATCTCCAGACCAGGAACCCCTGCCAGACCAGAGAGTGCCCCCTGCAAAGTGACTGTGAAACACACCTCCATAGGGCCCACACAGATCCTTGCACTCTCTGACTCGCCCATCACACGCACTGAGGGCTCCCAGACTGTTGTCAAACCCCAGGCCTTGGTGGTGAAACACGAGGACCTTTCTCTCAGCACTGATGCCAGCACTGGAGCAGCTGGAAACAACGCGTCCGATCAGGCGTTGCTACAGCAGATCACCAGGGACCCTCGTGCCATACCAGCCAACTCAGGAGCACACGAAGCCTCTGTGATGAGTGACTTAAAGAGCACAATATGGGAGGAGGGACAGCTTGATGAGCTTCGTAAGCAGGCATTTGCTCAGCAGATACCAGCAGAACACAAACAAGCCCCCACTGACCAACTTTCCATTATAGCTCAACCTGCAGAAGCCTCAGGCCAGCTCACCCTCACGCAGGAGATGGTTGACTTTGCCGGTTCTCAGCCCAACATGGACTACTTCCCATTCAATGATGATGACATGACCCAGGACAGCATTGTGGAGGAGCTAGTCCAAATGGAGGAGCAGATGAAGCTGAAGGGTCTGTTTGGTAACTGTGTTGAGGTGTCTTTACAAGGCCAGTCAGCCAGCAGTCAAGGCTCTATCCTAAATGCTCACCAGGCCGGCACTACCTTCTACCACTCAGCCCACAGCAGCACCACTCCTGTCCAAACTCCCACCCCAACACCAACTCCAACCCCGacacccacccccacctctgAAATGACGCTTGGACACAGCCTGACAAGAGAGAGCCCCTGCTCCCGCATGGCTCCCATCACTCCTGTTGATGGAGCCATGGGTCGCCACACCCCCATCAGCACACCACTGtccaactgcagcagcagcgtccCTCCGAGCCCGGTGGAGTGCAGGAACCCTTTTGCGTTCACTCCCATTAACTCCAGCATCACAGGTTATCATGATGCTAGTATTGTCTCCAGCAGCCCGGTTAAGCCCATGCAGAGGCCAATGGCAACACACCCTGACAAGGCCAAACTGGAGTGGATCAACAACCGCTACAACAGCAACACCTCAGGTCCTTTGTCCAACCACAGCATTGGCATTCTGCCCAGCTACCAAGACCTGGTAGATGACCAGTTTCGTAAACCACATGCCTTTGCGATTCCTGGACAGTCATTTCAGGCTCAGTCAAGACAAGATGTTGCTCACTTTGGCCGTTTGACTCCCATTTccccagtgcagcagcagcagcagcagcaacaacaacaacaacaacaacaacaacagcagcagcagcagcaactagTAACAGGTGTAACAACTCCCACTAAACAGGAGAGTTTTGCTGTACCTGCACCCTTAGACAACAAGGCATCAACCTCATCTGCGTCCAGTACTTTCCGCTGCCGGAGTGTTAGCCCTGCAGTGCGCCAGAGAAATTTCAGTGGCAACACCGGCCCTCCGACCACCACCACAAATACCGCTACCACCACCCGAGCCGTCGTTTCGCCCTTTAACTCCCCCATCACCTCTGAGGTGCTCAGCATCCTGTCCAACAGCCAGACGGTTGGCTCTGTCCACAGCATGGTCCAGCGTAGCCAGTCTGTACCTCTGAACATCATGATGCAGAGTGAGATGCTCCCTGTGCAGGGTCAGAGTAACACGGCCAAAATCACCAATGTTCTTCTCAGCAAGATGGAGGCTGATGGGGATGATTCAGTCCGTGGCCTGGGAATAAACAACCTGCCCTCTAACTACACGGCCCGCATGAACCTCACACAGATCCTGGAGACCACTCCTGGCTTCACTGGAGGAACCGCGCACCCAACTCAGCTGCCCGTTAGCTCCAGCCCTGCTGCCTTTGAGCTCCAGCAGCATGGCTACCTCACCACTGGCAGTGGAGAACAGGTGAGTTTCTCCACCGGGGACAGCCAAGCACAAGCAGGTCCTGGAGAgcaagaacagcagcagcagcagcagcagcagcagcagctccaggaggCTCCTGTGCAGGCACAaccacagctcctcctccagagcacacagcagcaggaggtggaggacgagCAACAACAGCTGGATTTCAACAACACTGTCAAGGACTTGCTGGGGGATGATGGGCTCAACCCCAGTTCTCAGTTGGTGGGTCAGGTAGCTTCGGAGCTCAACGCCGTGGCGTCCGACTTCTCAAACGACATCAGACTGACCTCAGATCTGTCCAGTAGCATCACTGACCTTAACACATTGGACACCAACCTGCTGTTTGACCCTAATCAACAGCAGGAACAATATGAAGACTCAACACTGGAAGAACTGAAGAACGACCCGCTTTTTCAGCAGATATGCAGTGATACTGTGAACTCTGGTTTTGACTGGCTAGAAAGCAAAGACCAGCCTACTACAGTAGAGATGCTCGGCTAA